AACCGTAACTGATGGGCTTTCAGCAGCCAGCTTCTTGATTCGAGCCATACTCGCCAAAAACGTCTTTGCGAGGTGCGGCTTTTGAAAATTCGCTCCGTGTCCCCCCACGACAAATGCCCGATAACGCTGGCCATTCTCTTTCACCATAAAATCGATAGACAGATCGCCCTCTGTATGCCCTGGCGTAATATAGAATTTGAACTCAGTATCACCGACCAAAATCTTGGAGCTGTCTTGGGCGAACGATTTTACATCTGGGGGCAAGAATTTATTATTGCCACTACTTTTATTTGCTTGCTCTATGGCTAACTCAAGTCCTTTCTTCGTCATGATCACTTTGGAACCATACATAGACTGGAGATACTCTGCGCCCCCAACGTGGTCGGAATGCCCATGCGTGACGAAGATATGGGTTACTGGCTTATCCTCTAATCCAAGCTTTTTAAGGTTGGCGGGTATCCACTTGCTATATGGAAAATCAAGAGAGTCTATAATGACCAGCCCGGATGATGTGTCGACAGCATACGACGATACCCACTTATCACCGACGTAGTACAAGTTTTCAAACATTTTAAAAGGCTCAACATACCCATTTTCGTCACTCATTTCTGGAGCTTCTACATTTGCCAATGCTTTTAACGAAATGAAAAGGAGTACAACAACCATCAGTTTATTCATGTAATTTCCAAAATTGCGAACGCTTCGCTAAGGGATGAGCAATGCAATACCGAAGCCTCTGCATACCACCTAAAACATTAAACACAACGCATGGTAAAAATGCCACGCGTTGCGAATCACTCTTAAACAGTTTGTAAGGCATACAACTACCATTTCAACAATTCAAGGTTGAGTTCTTTAACGTATTTATTGTAAGGGGCAGTTAAACCATCCACCAATGCAGTCATTTCAGCGTTGGTAAAATACTTTCCATATGACCCATGATCCTTAACCGAAGGGATGTCCAGCCAAATCTTATCAAATTCATCAACCATAAATTGAATTGTAGTACCTTCACTGTCAGTGAAACCGATAAAGTTATTAGGACATTGTGCTACGTCTACAAGATATCCATAAATTTCCCCAGTACCTATTTCTATTGGAGACTGGGCGCTTACGTTCTCTTTAGTTTGGGCTATTGAGAAAAACACTCTTTGGTATCCATTTTCTCCAAAAATTTTTTGAGCCACTTTTCCTCCTTAGGAACGTAAAAGATTAAAATACAAACTCATGGCACCTCAGGATGCCTAACGCCACATTAAGGTGTGAGCAACGCTACCACCTGACCTAATCTATTGCACCGTAAACACGAAACCCAACTTTGAACTGGAAATGCCAAGCGTTGGGAATCTGCCTTAAACGCTTTGTTATGCATATTCCCACTTATCACCTAAAAAATCACCCTTGGCATCCCACGCAAGAAAATTACTTTGTAATTTAGAGAACTCGCTAAACAAAATGCCCAGCCGATTCAGATCTCTAGGTTCAA
This DNA window, taken from Photobacterium sp. CCB-ST2H9, encodes the following:
- a CDS encoding MBL fold metallo-hydrolase; protein product: MNKLMVVVLLFISLKALANVEAPEMSDENGYVEPFKMFENLYYVGDKWVSSYAVDTSSGLVIIDSLDFPYSKWIPANLKKLGLEDKPVTHIFVTHGHSDHVGGAEYLQSMYGSKVIMTKKGLELAIEQANKSSGNNKFLPPDVKSFAQDSSKILVGDTEFKFYITPGHTEGDLSIDFMVKENGQRYRAFVVGGHGANFQKPHLAKTFLASMARIKKLAAESPSVTVNLSNHPHKNNLFANRDRKTKVGSPSAFIDGESIFRFVEQQEKQAIEKLK